The Muricauda sp. SCSIO 65647 genome includes a region encoding these proteins:
- a CDS encoding SIR2 family NAD-dependent protein deacylase, whose protein sequence is MSAESGLKTFRDANGLWEGHDVMQVASPQGFASNPELVLEFYNQRRRQLLEVEPNEGHKALAVLEEKFEVNIITQNIDNLHEQAGSKNVLHLHGELFKVRSTVNENLVLDWKKDLNWGDFDEDGHQLRPHIVWFGEMVPMLGPAIEITQTADILMIIGTSMQVYPAAGLVNYAPYGTPIYFIDPRPNVHHSDFDNLTIIEKTAVEGVPRLVTELFHTAI, encoded by the coding sequence ATGAGTGCCGAGAGCGGACTCAAAACCTTTCGTGATGCCAATGGTCTTTGGGAAGGACATGATGTAATGCAAGTGGCCTCACCACAAGGTTTTGCGAGCAATCCTGAGTTAGTGCTCGAATTCTATAACCAACGTAGAAGACAACTTTTAGAGGTAGAGCCCAATGAAGGGCACAAAGCTTTGGCTGTGCTTGAAGAAAAATTTGAGGTGAACATCATTACCCAAAATATCGATAACCTTCATGAACAGGCTGGAAGTAAAAATGTATTGCACCTTCATGGCGAATTGTTCAAGGTTCGCAGTACGGTCAATGAAAATCTGGTGCTCGATTGGAAAAAAGACCTAAACTGGGGCGATTTTGATGAAGATGGCCACCAACTACGGCCACATATTGTGTGGTTCGGTGAAATGGTGCCCATGTTGGGGCCGGCCATCGAAATCACCCAAACTGCCGATATTTTGATGATTATCGGTACGTCAATGCAAGTATATCCAGCAGCCGGTTTGGTCAATTATGCACCCTATGGTACGCCCATATATTTCATAGACCCCAGACCCAATGTTCACCATTCTGATTTTGACAACTTGACCATAATTGAAAAAACAGCGGTAGAAGGTGTACCGCGATTGGTTACTGAGTTATTCCATACCGCAATCTAG
- a CDS encoding VOC family protein, whose protein sequence is MKQNMVGWFEIPVVDMDRAKKFYEEVFQIEIQVQDFGGTLMGWFPWDEGLHGCSGSLILQPEWYIPNRKEGVLIYFSSDDVQNELNRVEAAGGRILKPKTQISAEVGYMGLFHDSEGNRIALHSRK, encoded by the coding sequence ATGAAACAAAATATGGTAGGCTGGTTCGAAATTCCCGTGGTGGACATGGATCGTGCCAAAAAATTTTACGAAGAAGTATTTCAGATTGAAATTCAAGTGCAAGACTTTGGCGGTACGTTGATGGGCTGGTTCCCATGGGATGAAGGGCTACATGGTTGTTCAGGCTCACTTATTTTGCAACCTGAGTGGTACATACCCAACCGAAAGGAAGGGGTGCTCATCTATTTTTCGAGCGATGATGTACAAAACGAACTCAATAGGGTAGAAGCAGCGGGTGGCCGTATTCTAAAACCCAAGACCCAGATCAGTGCCGAAGTAGGGTATATGGGACTTTTTCATGATTCAGAGGGCAATCGAATCGCCCTGCATTCGAGAAAATAA
- a CDS encoding alpha-amylase family glycosyl hydrolase codes for MKKLLIAMSILTFLFGCKKKPAPPEKPTNDAAAAEIETKKKAPFVWEGANIYFLLTDRFNNGNPENDVNFERTDSTAVLRGFMGGDIAGITQKIKDGYFTDLGINAIWFTPVIEQIHGATDEGTGNTYGYHGYWAKDWTTLDPNFGNKKDLGELVKLAHLKGIRVLLDVVLNHTGPVTDKDPVWPSEWVRTEPTCTFDTYENTTACTLVKNLPDVLTESDEPVELPDALLAKWKEEGRLSQELDELQLFFERTGYPRAPRFYIIKWLTDYIHEFGVDGFRVDTVKHVNENAWAELKKEADYAFGTWKKKHPDQVLDNNEFYMVGEVYNYGISGGRLFDFGDKKVDYFDHGFKSLINFELKNDAKNSYEKVFRKYNSLLHTKLKGKSVLNYLTSHDDGSPFDQERTKPYKSANVLLLTPGASQVYYGDETARPLIIEGTEGDATLRSFMNWKDLDTIPKIQKIHEHWQKLGQFRRDHPAVGAGKHKRLASKPYVFSRTYVDGEYKDKVVIGLDLPKGKKSLRVKGFFGNGTKLLDTYSNTEVVVKNGRVTLENDFEMALLELVE; via the coding sequence ATGAAAAAACTACTTATCGCCATGTCGATATTGACCTTTCTTTTTGGCTGCAAAAAAAAACCAGCGCCGCCTGAAAAACCTACAAACGATGCCGCTGCAGCCGAAATCGAAACCAAAAAGAAAGCTCCTTTTGTTTGGGAAGGAGCCAACATATATTTTCTACTTACGGACAGGTTCAACAACGGAAATCCAGAAAATGACGTGAACTTCGAAAGAACTGACAGCACGGCGGTGCTAAGGGGGTTCATGGGCGGTGATATAGCCGGAATCACCCAAAAAATAAAGGACGGATACTTCACTGATTTGGGCATCAATGCCATTTGGTTCACGCCTGTTATAGAGCAAATACATGGGGCGACCGATGAAGGCACCGGCAATACCTATGGCTATCATGGGTATTGGGCAAAGGATTGGACGACCTTAGACCCCAACTTCGGTAACAAAAAAGATTTGGGAGAATTGGTAAAATTGGCCCATTTAAAAGGCATACGTGTACTCTTGGATGTGGTTTTGAACCATACCGGACCCGTTACTGACAAAGACCCCGTTTGGCCTTCTGAGTGGGTACGTACCGAACCTACCTGTACCTTTGACACTTACGAAAATACCACTGCCTGTACACTGGTCAAGAATCTACCCGATGTACTGACCGAGTCAGATGAGCCGGTCGAATTGCCCGATGCCCTTTTGGCCAAATGGAAAGAAGAGGGCCGCTTGAGCCAAGAACTGGATGAACTTCAGTTGTTTTTTGAACGAACCGGTTACCCGAGGGCACCACGCTTTTATATCATTAAATGGCTTACCGATTACATACATGAATTTGGGGTGGATGGATTTCGAGTGGATACCGTAAAGCATGTCAACGAAAATGCTTGGGCCGAACTCAAAAAAGAAGCAGATTACGCCTTCGGTACCTGGAAAAAGAAACATCCCGACCAAGTCTTGGACAACAATGAATTTTATATGGTCGGCGAAGTCTATAATTACGGTATCTCAGGTGGAAGGTTGTTTGATTTTGGTGACAAAAAGGTCGATTATTTTGACCACGGATTCAAAAGCCTCATCAACTTTGAGTTGAAAAATGATGCCAAAAACAGTTATGAGAAGGTCTTTAGAAAGTACAACTCTTTATTGCATACCAAATTAAAGGGCAAGAGTGTGCTCAACTACCTTACTTCACATGACGATGGCAGCCCATTTGACCAAGAGCGCACCAAACCATATAAATCTGCCAATGTACTGCTCTTAACACCAGGGGCTTCACAGGTATATTATGGCGATGAAACGGCCAGACCATTGATCATTGAAGGTACAGAAGGTGATGCCACCCTACGCTCTTTTATGAATTGGAAAGATTTGGACACCATACCCAAAATTCAAAAAATTCATGAGCACTGGCAAAAATTGGGGCAGTTTAGAAGAGATCACCCAGCCGTGGGCGCTGGAAAACACAAACGATTGGCCTCAAAACCCTATGTATTTTCTAGAACGTATGTCGACGGTGAATACAAAGACAAAGTGGTCATTGGTCTTGATTTGCCCAAAGGGAAAAAATCACTTCGGGTCAAAGGCTTCTTTGGCAATGGCACCAAGCTTCTTGATACCTATTCAAATACCGAGGTCGTTGTCAAGAATGGTAGGGTTACCCTTGAAAACGATTTTGAAATGGCTCTCTTAGAATTGGTAGAGTAG
- a CDS encoding non-canonical purine NTP diphosphatase: MKLVFATHNQNKFKEVAVLMPKNIELLSLNSIGCRTEIPETGATLQENARIKADFVTQKYQLNCFADDTGLLVEGLDGRPGVYSARYAGEHKSAIDNMQKVLTELQGAENRKAYFETVIALNINGEQFMFSGRVDGKIIENPRGEKGFGYDPIFIPEGYDKTFAELSLETKNKISHRGQAIQHLIQFLKKNS; the protein is encoded by the coding sequence ATGAAGCTTGTTTTTGCCACGCACAACCAAAACAAATTCAAAGAGGTAGCGGTGCTCATGCCCAAAAACATCGAATTGCTCTCGTTGAATTCGATAGGATGCCGTACCGAAATACCCGAAACGGGCGCTACCCTGCAAGAAAATGCCCGAATCAAGGCCGATTTTGTGACCCAAAAGTACCAGCTGAACTGTTTTGCCGACGACACGGGACTCTTAGTTGAAGGGTTGGATGGAAGACCCGGGGTATATTCGGCCCGCTATGCGGGCGAGCATAAAAGTGCTATTGACAACATGCAAAAAGTGCTTACCGAATTGCAGGGTGCCGAAAATCGAAAGGCCTATTTCGAAACCGTCATCGCGCTCAACATCAATGGCGAACAATTCATGTTTTCTGGAAGAGTGGACGGGAAAATCATTGAAAACCCAAGAGGCGAAAAAGGTTTTGGCTACGACCCGATTTTTATTCCCGAAGGTTACGACAAGACCTTTGCCGAACTATCCTTAGAAACCAAAAACAAAATCAGCCATCGCGGTCAAGCCATTCAGCACCTGATTCAGTTTTTAAAGAAAAATAGTTGA
- a CDS encoding DEAD/DEAH box helicase, whose product MTPFETLGLDKPLLDAISDLGFESPSEVQEKAIPILLSDETDLVALAQTGTGKTAAFGFPLIQKIQSESRTTQGLILSPTRELCLQITNEMQHYAKYVKGLNTVAIYGGASITEQARQIKRGAQIVVATPGRMKDMIQRGIVDISKIDYCILDEADEMLNMGFYEDIKDILSNTPNEKSTWLFSATMPKEVATIAKKFMHKPKEITVGEKNVGAVTVQHEFYLVGGRDRYAALKRLADANPGIFSVVFCRTKRDTQKVAEKLIEDGYNAGALHGDLSQNQRDLVMNAFRKKQIQMLVATDVAARGIDVDDITHVINYQLPDEIETYTHRSGRTGRAGKSGISMVIVTRSELRKIKAIEKKIKQDFVERKIPTGIEICEIQLYHLANNIKNTTINSEIEGYLPAINDVLQGIDRDELIKKVVSVEFSRFYNYYSKTRDLNTGVGGSENGRGDGKSSDGSVRYFINVGERDGYDWMSLKDFLRDNLGLDKDDIYRVDTKDSFSFFNTDARLTPLVLETFKDFKVKGRYINVEVSKNPGRGSGRKKDKNRGRRKDKRSSFKEGKGKSRNRKNKRKQGFF is encoded by the coding sequence ATGACACCATTTGAAACGTTGGGGTTAGACAAACCCTTATTAGATGCCATTTCCGACCTCGGATTTGAATCTCCCTCAGAAGTACAAGAAAAGGCCATTCCCATATTGCTTTCCGATGAAACCGATTTGGTTGCCCTGGCACAGACGGGAACGGGAAAAACAGCTGCTTTTGGTTTTCCTTTAATACAGAAGATTCAAAGCGAAAGCCGCACCACACAAGGCCTGATATTGTCACCTACCCGTGAACTCTGCCTGCAGATCACCAATGAGATGCAACATTACGCAAAATATGTCAAGGGCTTGAACACTGTCGCCATCTATGGCGGTGCCAGTATTACCGAGCAGGCCAGACAGATCAAAAGAGGGGCGCAAATAGTGGTAGCGACCCCAGGCCGTATGAAAGACATGATCCAACGGGGCATCGTTGACATCTCAAAAATCGATTATTGCATTCTTGATGAAGCCGATGAGATGTTGAACATGGGCTTTTATGAAGATATCAAGGACATTCTTTCGAATACGCCCAACGAGAAATCGACTTGGTTGTTCTCGGCCACCATGCCCAAAGAAGTGGCGACCATAGCCAAAAAATTCATGCACAAGCCAAAAGAAATCACCGTTGGTGAGAAAAATGTGGGTGCGGTCACCGTACAACATGAATTTTATCTCGTAGGTGGGCGTGACCGCTATGCTGCCCTTAAGCGATTGGCAGATGCCAATCCCGGAATTTTTTCCGTGGTCTTCTGCCGTACCAAGCGTGATACACAAAAGGTAGCCGAAAAGCTCATTGAAGATGGCTATAATGCCGGCGCCCTGCACGGTGACCTCAGCCAGAACCAACGTGATTTGGTGATGAACGCCTTTCGAAAAAAGCAAATCCAAATGTTGGTGGCCACCGATGTGGCAGCGAGGGGTATCGATGTCGACGATATCACCCACGTGATCAATTATCAACTTCCTGATGAAATCGAGACCTACACCCATCGCAGCGGAAGAACGGGCAGAGCTGGCAAATCTGGTATTTCAATGGTCATTGTTACGAGAAGCGAGCTTAGAAAAATAAAGGCCATCGAAAAGAAAATCAAACAAGATTTTGTCGAAAGAAAGATTCCCACGGGTATCGAGATCTGTGAAATACAATTGTACCATCTGGCCAATAACATCAAGAATACCACCATCAATTCTGAAATCGAGGGATATCTCCCGGCCATCAACGATGTACTTCAAGGCATCGACCGTGATGAGTTGATCAAAAAGGTGGTTTCTGTCGAATTCAGCCGTTTCTACAATTATTATAGCAAGACCCGTGATTTGAATACCGGCGTTGGTGGCTCTGAAAATGGAAGAGGTGATGGGAAGTCCTCAGATGGTTCTGTTCGCTACTTCATCAATGTGGGTGAACGTGACGGCTATGATTGGATGTCATTAAAAGATTTTCTAAGGGATAACCTTGGCCTCGACAAAGACGACATTTATAGGGTCGATACAAAAGATAGCTTTTCATTCTTCAATACCGATGCCCGTCTGACACCTTTGGTACTGGAAACCTTTAAAGATTTCAAGGTCAAAGGGCGATATATCAATGTAGAGGTCTCAAAGAACCCTGGAAGGGGCTCTGGCCGCAAAAAAGACAAAAATAGGGGCCGAAGAAAAGACAAGAGGTCATCATTCAAAGAAGGTAAAGGCAAGTCAAGAAACCGCAAAAACAAGAGAAAACAGGGCTTCTTTTAG
- a CDS encoding SRPBCC family protein — MTILLYILGGIVLLVLVLALIAPKTYDVSRSIVVAKPKDEVFAYLRSLKKQDEWSPWSKKDPDMHKEFRGTDGEVGAMSYWNGNKEVGEGEQEITKIVDGERVESELRFLKPFKSTSDAYMTTEDSGSGGTKVTWGFSGKNKFPMSIMMLFMSMDKMVGKDFEEGLESLKAKLEE, encoded by the coding sequence ATGACAATATTACTTTACATTTTAGGGGGCATTGTTTTGCTGGTGTTAGTATTGGCCTTGATCGCTCCGAAGACGTACGATGTTTCACGATCGATAGTAGTTGCAAAACCCAAAGATGAAGTTTTTGCCTATTTACGGTCGCTCAAAAAGCAAGATGAGTGGTCACCATGGAGCAAAAAAGACCCAGACATGCACAAAGAGTTTAGAGGTACTGATGGTGAAGTAGGAGCCATGAGTTATTGGAACGGTAACAAAGAAGTCGGAGAGGGCGAACAAGAGATCACCAAGATTGTCGATGGTGAGCGCGTTGAATCTGAACTACGCTTTTTAAAACCTTTTAAATCGACTTCAGATGCCTATATGACCACCGAAGACTCTGGTAGTGGGGGCACTAAGGTCACTTGGGGTTTTTCTGGCAAAAACAAGTTTCCGATGAGCATCATGATGTTGTTCATGAGCATGGACAAAATGGTAGGAAAAGATTTTGAGGAGGGATTGGAAAGCCTAAAAGCAAAATTGGAAGAATAA
- a CDS encoding carboxypeptidase-like regulatory domain-containing protein — protein MKKLFPLVFLLVCFQGFSQEEDTLPSQELTATVVNAQTDLPLESVHIINLNKVIGTITNPEGKFTITASVNDTLYLTYLGFKSQKVRVTNDMFRFGDTKVALTELAYALEEVIVRPYQLTGYLEIDVKNLPINNSYQYSISGLNRSYEAGNKSPSAVTKVLGAILNPADLLRNLFGKKPQQMRKLRKMKDDDEIRNLLASKFDRETLTQLLQLEKVDIEDILNNCNYSRSFIMTANDLQILDAISSCYEEYKVLNRK, from the coding sequence ATGAAAAAACTTTTCCCTTTGGTTTTCTTACTGGTTTGTTTTCAAGGATTTTCCCAGGAAGAAGATACCCTCCCTTCCCAAGAATTGACTGCCACTGTGGTCAATGCACAGACCGATTTACCTTTAGAGAGTGTGCATATCATCAACTTGAACAAGGTCATCGGCACCATCACGAATCCAGAAGGAAAGTTTACCATTACGGCCTCCGTCAATGACACTCTGTATCTCACCTATTTAGGGTTCAAATCCCAAAAGGTAAGGGTCACCAATGACATGTTTCGGTTCGGGGACACGAAGGTCGCGTTGACCGAATTGGCATATGCACTTGAAGAAGTGATTGTAAGGCCCTATCAGCTTACCGGTTACCTTGAAATCGATGTAAAGAACCTGCCCATCAACAATTCATATCAATACAGTATCTCTGGGCTCAATAGAAGCTATGAGGCCGGCAATAAGAGTCCGAGTGCAGTGACCAAGGTACTAGGGGCCATATTGAATCCTGCAGATTTATTGCGCAATCTCTTCGGCAAAAAACCACAGCAGATGCGTAAACTTCGAAAAATGAAAGATGATGATGAGATACGCAATCTATTGGCCTCAAAATTTGACCGTGAGACACTTACCCAGCTTTTGCAACTTGAAAAAGTTGACATTGAAGATATCTTGAACAATTGCAACTATTCGAGATCGTTCATCATGACCGCCAATGATCTTCAAATTTTGGATGCCATCAGCAGTTGCTATGAAGAGTACAAAGTACTTAACAGAAAATGA
- a CDS encoding RNA methyltransferase, whose translation MIDRDLLAYLEGFVSEERKERFSDVLAHRTKFLTVAIEDVFQLHNTSAVLRSCDAFGIQELHVVEDRFGQRLDKNIAMGAEQWVDVSRYRSSQECMNVLKNKGYQIIATTPHDDSGLLQGFQLKAKTALFFGTEKEGLSEAVMQQADGFLKIPMVGFSESLNISVSAAIIIQELTQRLRKSSIEWQLTDDEMMAKRFDWVKKSIKNVEAIIGRYRSS comes from the coding sequence ATGATCGATCGTGATTTGTTGGCCTATTTGGAAGGATTTGTATCTGAAGAGCGAAAAGAACGCTTTTCAGATGTTTTGGCCCATCGAACAAAATTTTTGACCGTAGCCATCGAAGATGTGTTTCAATTGCACAATACCAGTGCAGTGCTGCGGAGCTGTGATGCTTTCGGCATACAAGAACTACATGTGGTCGAAGACCGTTTCGGGCAGCGTTTGGACAAGAATATTGCAATGGGGGCCGAACAATGGGTAGATGTCAGCCGTTACCGATCAAGCCAAGAATGCATGAATGTATTGAAGAACAAGGGATATCAGATAATTGCCACTACCCCCCATGATGATTCCGGTTTATTACAAGGGTTTCAATTAAAGGCAAAAACGGCCCTTTTTTTCGGAACTGAAAAAGAAGGACTCAGTGAAGCTGTTATGCAACAAGCCGATGGTTTTTTAAAAATACCTATGGTGGGCTTTTCTGAAAGCCTCAACATTTCTGTGTCGGCTGCCATAATCATTCAAGAATTGACACAAAGACTACGTAAGAGCAGCATAGAATGGCAACTGACCGATGATGAAATGATGGCCAAGAGATTTGATTGGGTGAAAAAATCTATCAAAAATGTGGAAGCGATCATCGGCAGATACCGTTCAAGCTGA